A genomic window from Candidatus Saccharibacteria bacterium includes:
- a CDS encoding DEAD/DEAH box helicase, which yields MSYQNRNRRGPARAHSYGGRKSFGPNNNRRNFAGKSKKAGESIHYSRYIKPASAVQADEVYQPEHTFADFEVNPLLKQNIEKKGIVTPSPIQDQSIPVALAGNDIVGIANTGTGKTLAFAIPVINRLMNEPGSRALVLAPTRELAEQIEIEMKSIGKGSGLFGATLIGGVNMRPQFMALKDNPEIIIGTPGRVKDHLQRGTLDLSNVNMIVLDEFDRMLDMGFVNDMRMILGELADDRQSFFFSATLDAKVKSLVAEFTKDPVTVSVKSGETTDTVEQNVVFYKDKAEKIDLLHDLLIDEAAKKVLIFHETKYGADRLGQTLVDRGFAAGSIHGGKTQGARSRTLREFKSNTTNVLVATDVAARGIDVSDITHVINYAEPQTYADYVHRIGRAGRAGKTGFALTFVEKSNKA from the coding sequence ATGTCTTATCAAAATCGTAATCGTCGCGGCCCTGCCCGCGCGCATAGCTATGGCGGCCGCAAATCGTTCGGCCCGAATAATAATCGTCGTAATTTTGCCGGCAAGTCGAAAAAAGCTGGCGAATCGATCCACTATTCACGCTATATTAAACCAGCCAGTGCTGTTCAGGCCGATGAAGTTTATCAGCCTGAACATACTTTTGCTGATTTCGAGGTTAATCCCCTGTTGAAACAGAATATAGAGAAAAAAGGCATCGTCACACCATCGCCGATTCAGGATCAGTCGATCCCGGTGGCTCTAGCTGGCAACGATATCGTCGGTATCGCCAATACCGGTACCGGCAAGACGCTAGCATTTGCCATTCCGGTTATAAATCGCCTAATGAACGAGCCGGGTTCGAGAGCGCTGGTGCTAGCGCCGACCCGCGAACTAGCCGAACAGATTGAGATTGAAATGAAGAGCATCGGCAAAGGCTCCGGATTATTCGGTGCAACATTGATTGGTGGTGTCAATATGCGTCCGCAGTTTATGGCACTAAAGGACAATCCAGAAATTATCATTGGTACGCCGGGTCGCGTCAAGGATCATCTCCAGCGCGGTACACTCGATCTATCGAACGTTAATATGATCGTGTTAGACGAATTTGATCGCATGCTCGACATGGGATTCGTCAACGATATGCGCATGATTCTCGGTGAGCTAGCCGATGACCGACAGAGCTTCTTTTTCTCTGCGACACTCGATGCCAAAGTTAAATCCCTCGTCGCCGAATTCACGAAAGATCCAGTTACTGTGTCGGTGAAATCTGGCGAGACGACCGATACCGTGGAACAGAACGTGGTGTTTTACAAAGACAAAGCCGAGAAGATCGATTTGCTGCACGATCTGTTGATCGACGAAGCCGCCAAGAAGGTTTTGATTTTTCATGAGACCAAATACGGCGCAGATCGTTTGGGGCAAACCCTCGTCGATCGCGGTTTCGCCGCTGGATCGATCCATGGTGGCAAAACCCAGGGTGCCAGGAGCCGCACGCTGCGCGAATTCAAATCGAATACTACCAATGTTTTGGTGGCGACCGACGTGGCGGCACGCGGCATCGATGTGTCGGATATTACACACGTGATCAACTATGCCGAGCCGCAGACCTATGCTGACTACGTTCACCGTATTGGTCGTGCTGGTCGCGCTGGTAAAACTGGCTTTGCCCTGACCTTCGTCGAGAAGTCAAATAAAGCTTAA
- a CDS encoding sortase, which produces MNPTDPFKPITNRPASTPPPRPDAVDASRNSVADVARSQIEQIFGPDGRPNTTLSHSNQPMIDRPARPVVAPAEPSRPTPVPVQPPAQTAESKKPAEQPEPVQSVAEPRSSTNEAHRKYHSAWQDYYKTYYERYYVSELAQQKQQFAAGQASIKDDSPDGSFTQKEAIDELKGDLRHKISAHAKKVRKSRHFMPAVAAVVVLLLAAFVQYNGLLFAQVSAFISPGSSTSQDIIVGTGADQEVSSDPRIIIPKISVNAPVIYGLDDLSENSAQEALQSGVIHYPIAGANALPGQNGNTVILGHSSADFFEPGDYKFIFVQLNRLTTGDLFYLDYEGTRYTYRVNKTEIISPTDIGKLAIGDDKPYATLITCDPPGTAKNRLVVYGEQISPDPSKTTESQSSNSSATADTTIVGNPPTLFEQIFGN; this is translated from the coding sequence ATGAACCCAACCGACCCGTTCAAACCGATTACTAATCGCCCGGCGTCCACACCACCACCACGCCCAGATGCCGTGGATGCTAGCCGCAACAGTGTGGCCGATGTAGCTCGTAGTCAAATCGAGCAGATTTTCGGTCCGGACGGCCGGCCAAACACCACTTTGTCGCACAGCAATCAGCCGATGATTGATCGCCCAGCAAGACCCGTAGTAGCACCGGCCGAACCTAGCCGCCCCACACCAGTCCCAGTTCAGCCGCCAGCGCAGACAGCAGAATCGAAAAAACCCGCCGAACAGCCAGAACCAGTACAATCCGTAGCCGAGCCGAGATCCAGCACCAACGAAGCTCACCGCAAATACCATAGCGCCTGGCAGGACTACTATAAAACCTATTACGAACGCTATTATGTCTCAGAGCTAGCCCAGCAAAAACAGCAATTCGCCGCCGGTCAGGCCTCAATCAAGGATGATTCACCCGATGGTTCATTCACCCAAAAAGAAGCCATCGACGAATTAAAAGGTGACTTGCGCCACAAAATTAGCGCCCACGCCAAAAAGGTCCGAAAATCTCGTCATTTTATGCCTGCCGTAGCGGCAGTAGTCGTGTTATTGCTGGCGGCCTTTGTCCAGTACAACGGGCTGCTATTCGCCCAGGTTTCCGCCTTTATCAGCCCCGGGTCATCCACTAGCCAAGACATCATTGTTGGCACGGGTGCCGACCAAGAAGTCAGCTCCGACCCACGCATCATCATCCCAAAAATTAGCGTCAACGCCCCAGTTATCTATGGACTAGACGATCTCAGCGAGAACAGCGCCCAAGAAGCGCTCCAGAGCGGCGTGATTCATTATCCGATCGCCGGTGCCAATGCGTTGCCAGGACAAAACGGCAACACCGTCATCCTAGGCCACAGCTCGGCGGACTTTTTCGAGCCAGGTGACTACAAATTTATCTTTGTCCAGCTCAACCGCCTGACGACTGGCGATCTGTTCTATCTCGATTACGAAGGCACACGCTACACGTATCGCGTCAACAAAACCGAGATCATCAGCCCGACTGACATCGGCAAACTAGCCATTGGCGACGACAAACCCTATGCCACGCTGATTACCTGCGATCCACCAGGTACCGCTAAAAACCGCCTAGTGGTCTACGGGGAACAGATCTCACCCGATCCGAGCAAGACCACCGAGAGTCAGAGTTCTAACAGCTCAGCTACCGCCGACACCACTATCGTCGGCAATCCACCAACTTTGTTTGAACAGATCTTTGGCAACTAA
- a CDS encoding PEGA domain-containing protein produces MHKKRTRRQQIAIRSFTYGAMTLAAVFGVLLSLAWAMGFRFDFNGGKLTQVALLQFDSFPNGATVKINGETLSSKTTTRENVQSGENTVEITKTGYRSWQKTVTLDPSEVRWLDYIRLIPNSITTDQIKSFSTVSEMLESPNQHWILLRTSDNERTNNAYVLTLADISDPKNVRFSDITISANDITAPTSGQTEKFSIVEWDMGSRYILLKHQVGDTSEYLRIDRENPTMTSNLTKTFGLDISSPHFSGTSGQIFFALTGSDLRKFDASNQTASAPLATGVQSYQLTENNMISFVATETKDGKTTQTVGIYNDGQVKTIKTYDTVATTYAGVTRYRDQDYLAVARGETVAIYPSPLDENHVSGAIYLNSPGGVDWLDFSPSGRFIIAGYQNKLVDFDLDTDDNYSFELGEVNGAPQWVDDTHIVDMSGGTIKLVEFDGANSEDIVSGSGRVTLSGDEKYLFSFDITDKNTMLQRSKLYID; encoded by the coding sequence TTGCACAAGAAACGAACTCGTCGACAACAGATTGCGATCAGGTCATTCACCTACGGGGCGATGACGCTCGCAGCTGTGTTTGGAGTGTTGCTGTCGCTGGCTTGGGCGATGGGTTTTCGATTTGATTTTAACGGAGGTAAACTGACGCAGGTTGCCCTGCTGCAATTTGACAGCTTTCCAAACGGCGCGACGGTGAAGATTAACGGTGAGACCTTGTCTAGCAAGACGACCACGCGCGAAAATGTCCAGTCCGGTGAGAACACTGTTGAAATTACCAAAACCGGCTATCGTTCCTGGCAAAAAACTGTCACGCTGGATCCCAGTGAGGTGCGTTGGCTCGACTATATTCGGCTCATTCCAAATAGCATCACGACCGACCAGATAAAGAGCTTTTCGACTGTTAGCGAGATGCTAGAATCGCCCAACCAGCACTGGATTTTGCTCCGCACTAGCGATAACGAGCGCACTAATAACGCCTATGTCTTGACACTGGCTGATATCTCCGATCCAAAAAACGTGCGTTTTTCAGATATAACGATTAGCGCGAATGATATTACAGCGCCGACTAGTGGCCAGACCGAGAAGTTTTCGATCGTCGAGTGGGATATGGGCTCGCGGTATATTTTATTGAAACATCAAGTGGGTGACACTAGCGAATATTTACGGATCGACCGCGAGAACCCGACTATGACCAGTAACCTGACGAAAACCTTTGGCCTCGATATTAGCAGTCCGCACTTTTCCGGCACATCGGGACAGATCTTTTTTGCACTCACCGGCAGCGACCTGCGCAAATTTGACGCCTCGAATCAAACGGCGAGTGCACCGCTCGCTACAGGAGTACAGAGCTATCAGTTAACCGAAAATAACATGATTTCCTTTGTTGCGACCGAGACCAAGGACGGCAAAACTACCCAGACGGTCGGTATTTATAACGATGGTCAGGTCAAAACTATCAAAACCTACGATACGGTTGCGACGACGTATGCTGGCGTGACGCGCTATCGCGATCAAGATTATCTAGCAGTGGCACGCGGTGAAACGGTAGCGATCTACCCTAGTCCTTTGGATGAAAACCACGTCTCTGGCGCAATTTATCTCAATAGCCCAGGCGGTGTCGACTGGTTGGACTTTAGCCCGAGCGGACGCTTTATTATCGCCGGCTACCAGAATAAATTGGTTGATTTCGACCTTGATACCGACGACAACTACTCTTTCGAGCTAGGCGAAGTCAACGGCGCACCGCAGTGGGTTGACGATACGCATATCGTCGATATGTCAGGCGGCACGATCAAGCTAGTAGAATTTGACGGCGCGAATAGCGAAGATATCGTCAGTGGCTCGGGGCGAGTTACCCTGAGTGGTGATGAGAAATATCTGTTTAGCTTCGACATTACAGACAAGAACACTATGTTGCAGCGCTCGAAATTGTATATTGATTAG
- a CDS encoding glutamate--tRNA ligase, which translates to MNTRTRFAPSPTGYIHVGNVRSALFPYLIARQTDGQFVLRIEDTDRARFVPGAEDLILDALEWLGIDWDEGPRKGGDKGPYHQSERLAIYHRWAQKLISKGLAYADPYTPEEVQSFREQAKAAKKAFLYRDYRPENPPEWDGTKPLRFKVSHPKRYTWDDAVMGELSAGPEALDDFILIKADGYPTYNFAHIVDDAEMGITHVIRGIEYISSTPRYLSLYEALDITPPVLACLPHIMAPDGKKKLGKRDGAKSVTDYRTDGILPEAMLNFLASMGWNDGTEQEIFTKDELIEKFSLDRVQKSGARFDEKRLLWMNGYWIRSLDLDDLYRRVANYWPAEAAAYEDVYKKQVLALAQDRLKTLAELSMMTRYFFAEPVRNDELITSNKQLKKLDETEIRELLTAAIDQFEAMDAWTPETIQETLNQLLETTGQKPGILFSLIRIAVTWAPFSPQLNDTLALLGRDRAVTRLKNF; encoded by the coding sequence ATGAATACGAGAACACGTTTCGCACCGAGCCCGACTGGCTACATTCATGTCGGCAACGTACGTTCCGCGCTCTTTCCATACCTCATCGCACGTCAAACTGACGGGCAATTTGTGTTACGTATCGAGGATACCGACCGAGCCCGGTTCGTCCCTGGCGCGGAGGATCTAATTCTGGACGCACTAGAATGGCTCGGCATCGACTGGGATGAAGGCCCGAGGAAAGGTGGCGACAAAGGCCCGTACCACCAATCGGAACGCCTGGCAATTTACCACCGCTGGGCACAAAAGCTCATCAGCAAAGGTCTAGCCTACGCTGACCCCTATACACCCGAAGAAGTCCAGAGCTTCCGCGAGCAAGCGAAAGCTGCTAAAAAGGCCTTTCTATACCGCGATTATCGCCCCGAAAATCCACCCGAATGGGACGGCACCAAGCCGCTCCGATTTAAGGTGAGTCATCCCAAGCGCTACACCTGGGATGACGCCGTCATGGGCGAACTTTCAGCTGGACCAGAGGCATTAGACGATTTTATTCTCATCAAAGCTGACGGCTATCCAACCTACAACTTTGCCCACATTGTCGATGACGCCGAAATGGGCATCACGCACGTCATACGTGGCATAGAGTACATCTCCAGCACACCACGGTATCTCAGTCTATATGAGGCGCTCGACATCACACCACCCGTTCTAGCGTGTCTACCGCACATTATGGCTCCAGACGGCAAGAAAAAACTGGGTAAACGCGACGGAGCCAAAAGCGTGACAGACTATCGTACGGATGGCATTTTGCCCGAAGCAATGCTAAATTTCCTAGCCAGCATGGGTTGGAACGATGGTACCGAACAAGAGATCTTCACCAAAGATGAGCTAATTGAAAAATTTAGCCTAGATCGCGTCCAAAAGAGTGGGGCAAGATTCGACGAAAAACGACTACTGTGGATGAACGGATACTGGATCCGATCGCTAGACCTAGATGATTTATATAGGCGTGTCGCGAATTACTGGCCAGCCGAGGCAGCTGCGTATGAGGATGTTTACAAAAAACAGGTGCTGGCACTAGCCCAGGATCGCCTAAAAACACTGGCCGAGCTCAGTATGATGACACGCTATTTCTTTGCCGAACCAGTCCGAAACGACGAATTAATTACTAGCAACAAACAGCTCAAGAAACTAGATGAAACCGAAATCCGCGAATTACTAACTGCGGCGATCGATCAGTTCGAGGCAATGGACGCTTGGACTCCAGAGACGATCCAGGAAACGCTCAACCAACTACTCGAAACCACGGGTCAGAAACCCGGCATCCTATTCAGCCTGATCCGCATCGCAGTTACCTGGGCGCCATTTAGTCCGCAATTAAACGATACGCTCGCACTGCTCGGTCGTGATCGCGCCGTCACGCGGCTAAAAAATTTCTAG
- a CDS encoding DUF3048 domain-containing protein: MLFSGHSNFTGGTVKNPDTANKTNVKYYSPLTGREVADEASTKHPVLAVMIENSPDARPQSGLKDAGVVFEAVAEGGITRFIALYQDTEPSLIGPVRSVRPYYLEWAAAFSPAIAHVGGSPQALTMIRSGNYGVDLDQFANGSSYWRAKDRKAPHNVYTDYSNLTKLASAKGKSSSEFTGLARQSTPSTSETSATSINLAVSTGQFAVSYKYDATSRTYLRYLGGVAHMDREKGQVAPDVVIAIHVNQALQSDRTHNTITTAGSGECYVFQNGTVIKGTWHKDAATAQLKFLDESNQEIKLARGQTWITAVQNGRSITWQ, from the coding sequence ATGCTGTTTTCTGGCCACAGCAACTTTACTGGTGGTACCGTGAAAAATCCCGACACGGCCAACAAAACCAACGTCAAATACTATTCGCCGCTAACTGGTAGAGAAGTCGCCGACGAAGCCTCAACCAAACATCCAGTTTTGGCTGTCATGATCGAAAACTCACCTGATGCCCGCCCGCAGTCTGGGCTGAAAGACGCCGGGGTGGTCTTTGAGGCTGTCGCCGAAGGTGGCATCACCAGGTTCATTGCCCTCTACCAAGATACTGAACCAAGCCTGATTGGGCCGGTTCGCAGTGTTCGACCTTATTATTTAGAGTGGGCAGCGGCCTTTTCGCCAGCCATAGCACATGTCGGCGGGTCGCCCCAAGCCCTGACCATGATCCGGAGCGGCAATTATGGCGTTGATCTCGACCAATTCGCCAATGGATCGTCCTACTGGCGAGCCAAAGACCGCAAAGCGCCACATAATGTTTATACTGACTATTCCAACCTCACTAAACTAGCCTCCGCGAAAGGCAAATCTAGTTCCGAATTTACTGGACTAGCCAGACAATCCACCCCTAGCACATCAGAAACCTCGGCTACCTCCATTAACCTAGCGGTCAGCACTGGTCAATTTGCCGTATCCTATAAATATGACGCGACTAGCCGCACTTATCTCAGATATCTCGGAGGTGTTGCTCATATGGATAGAGAAAAAGGCCAAGTAGCGCCCGACGTCGTCATCGCCATCCACGTCAATCAGGCATTGCAGTCCGATCGGACTCATAACACCATTACGACCGCCGGTAGTGGTGAATGCTACGTATTCCAGAACGGCACGGTCATCAAAGGCACGTGGCACAAAGACGCCGCCACCGCACAACTAAAATTCCTCGACGAATCGAACCAGGAGATCAAGTTGGCGCGCGGTCAAACGTGGATCACGGCCGTACAAAATGGAAGGTCGATTACCTGGCAATGA
- a CDS encoding HAMP domain-containing histidine kinase: MSERRDSMALPRLSDFYANLFSRSWLLFLLSEIIVIAIVVTVFGFIVGRVNPESAFMITIIALILIQSFVSYMLLRYTLKPTEIIMRALIQVSGEPSTQSPPDRKDPSFKKDGLDHVLDIIYAREHIAPSETRHPADDFRIKILETLPIGMIALDRDNRVIAKNSRAPVTVDENHVTEIQLDFSTVGDSLSEWLAQVAGNQISAEKVWTRIPNVAPGNTTERRIFDVIAHYKKDAPTGIETILITVDRTAEYADEEANLDFIALAAHELRGPVTVIRGYLDILDEQLVGQLSGEQHQLIDRLNVSAKRLASYISNILNASRYDRKHLQLTLKETSLASIIDDIKDDLELRARTLNRQIVWQIPANLPTVAADQSSIDEVISNLIDNAIKYSHDGGNIEVGAAIDDKFVAISVRDHGIGIPENVASGLFSKFYRSHRSRDAISGTGLGLYISRAIVESHGGNIEVESREGEGSLFTFTLPIYASVSDKLAGDNSNAQLINDTSQNGWINNHSRVKK; encoded by the coding sequence ATGAGCGAACGACGCGACAGCATGGCGCTGCCTAGACTCTCTGACTTTTACGCCAACTTATTTAGCCGTAGCTGGTTACTATTCCTACTATCGGAAATTATCGTCATCGCTATCGTTGTAACTGTTTTTGGTTTTATAGTCGGACGCGTTAATCCGGAATCGGCCTTTATGATAACCATTATTGCTTTGATTCTGATCCAGTCATTCGTCAGCTATATGTTGTTACGCTATACACTAAAGCCAACAGAGATTATTATGCGCGCCTTGATCCAAGTCAGTGGTGAACCGTCGACCCAATCTCCGCCCGATCGCAAAGATCCGAGTTTTAAAAAGGACGGACTAGACCACGTTTTGGATATTATATATGCTAGAGAGCATATCGCACCTAGTGAAACACGCCATCCAGCCGATGATTTCCGTATCAAGATCCTCGAGACGCTACCGATCGGCATGATCGCACTCGATCGCGATAATAGGGTGATAGCCAAGAACTCTCGAGCACCAGTGACGGTTGACGAAAATCACGTCACCGAAATCCAATTAGATTTTTCAACCGTTGGAGATTCTCTATCTGAATGGTTAGCCCAAGTTGCGGGTAATCAAATCTCGGCCGAAAAGGTCTGGACGCGCATACCGAATGTTGCACCTGGCAATACCACCGAACGTCGCATCTTTGATGTCATCGCTCACTATAAAAAAGATGCTCCGACTGGCATCGAGACCATCCTTATAACCGTCGATCGCACCGCCGAGTACGCCGACGAAGAAGCTAACTTGGACTTTATTGCACTGGCGGCACACGAGCTACGTGGTCCTGTCACCGTTATTCGCGGCTACCTAGACATTTTGGACGAACAACTCGTCGGTCAACTCAGCGGCGAACAGCACCAGCTCATCGACCGCCTTAACGTCAGTGCTAAACGCCTCGCATCTTATATTAGTAACATTTTGAACGCTAGCCGATATGACCGCAAACATCTCCAGCTCACGCTCAAAGAAACCTCTCTCGCTAGTATCATTGACGACATCAAAGACGACCTAGAGCTACGAGCTCGCACCCTTAACCGCCAAATAGTTTGGCAAATACCTGCGAATTTACCGACCGTCGCCGCCGATCAATCCTCAATTGACGAGGTGATTTCCAATCTCATAGATAACGCTATCAAATACAGCCACGATGGCGGCAACATCGAAGTCGGTGCCGCGATCGACGATAAATTTGTAGCGATTTCGGTCCGCGACCATGGTATCGGCATCCCAGAAAATGTAGCGAGTGGTCTATTTAGTAAATTTTACCGTTCGCACCGCAGCCGCGACGCTATTAGCGGCACCGGCCTCGGCCTCTATATCTCACGTGCTATCGTCGAAAGCCACGGTGGCAATATCGAGGTAGAATCGCGCGAAGGTGAAGGCTCGCTATTTACCTTTACCTTGCCAATCTACGCTAGCGTATCAGATAAACTAGCAGGCGATAACAGTAACGCCCAGCTCATCAACGATACGAGCCAAAATGGCTGGATCAATAATCATTCTAGGGTAAAGAAGTAA
- a CDS encoding response regulator — protein sequence MEQTNPAAKRILIIEDDHFIGEMYGQALTFAGFNVEWTADGERGLLAAQQGQFDLILLDIMLPGRMGNEILHELKAGPHPINSRIIVTTNFEQDKESRAIMESLADAYLIKADITPRRLVEIIRSVLST from the coding sequence ATGGAACAAACGAACCCCGCTGCCAAACGTATCCTCATCATCGAGGATGATCACTTTATCGGTGAAATGTATGGCCAAGCCCTAACATTTGCCGGTTTCAATGTCGAGTGGACAGCCGATGGTGAACGTGGACTGCTAGCCGCACAACAAGGCCAATTCGATCTGATCTTGCTCGATATTATGCTACCAGGCAGAATGGGCAACGAGATTTTGCACGAGCTAAAAGCTGGCCCTCATCCTATCAACTCACGCATTATTGTCACTACTAATTTTGAACAGGACAAAGAATCTCGCGCCATCATGGAATCTCTGGCCGACGCCTACCTCATCAAAGCCGACATCACGCCGCGCCGACTAGTTGAGATTATACGTAGTGTTCTCTCTACCTAA
- a CDS encoding protein kinase, which yields MIKRTETLLKPGVQVGPYQVDRFKTKTRLSEIAEATHVETGYSVALKIPTGPEGQELLENEMTIYHCLRGIKNLYLVTMHGSGLWGDTPYIATEWQSNGTLQERIPTPPSAAELTDTIAQPPSPRVLQRNLKIVADAAAGLAALHENATVHRDIKPANVAVDDVNTGKLLDFGLAASMNSALYSEPGMIDGTLGQSIPPEIFLDGAIAAPSRDVWAMATTAFRSLTGVMVFGEPNPADPIEHYRQIVKGPQQTLRDFHPNASSYLDSIITEGLNPDPTKRPSAAEMRDVFNSSTIS from the coding sequence ATGATAAAACGTACAGAGACGCTACTAAAACCCGGCGTTCAGGTCGGACCCTACCAAGTAGATCGATTCAAAACGAAAACGCGCCTATCCGAGATTGCCGAGGCTACCCATGTTGAAACAGGTTATTCTGTGGCCTTGAAAATACCGACTGGGCCCGAAGGCCAAGAATTACTAGAAAATGAAATGACTATTTATCACTGCCTAAGGGGTATAAAAAATCTATATCTCGTTACAATGCATGGATCGGGCTTGTGGGGCGACACTCCCTATATCGCTACCGAATGGCAATCAAATGGCACATTACAGGAAAGAATCCCTACGCCGCCAAGTGCGGCAGAACTCACCGACACAATAGCTCAGCCACCTAGTCCGCGGGTTTTACAGCGCAACCTCAAAATTGTAGCTGATGCCGCAGCAGGACTCGCCGCACTACATGAAAATGCCACTGTCCATCGCGATATCAAACCGGCCAACGTGGCTGTTGATGACGTCAACACAGGAAAACTGCTCGATTTTGGTCTGGCGGCATCAATGAATAGTGCTTTATACTCGGAGCCAGGAATGATTGATGGTACGCTGGGTCAGAGTATCCCACCCGAAATTTTCCTAGACGGTGCAATCGCTGCTCCCTCCCGAGACGTATGGGCTATGGCCACAACGGCGTTTCGATCTTTGACCGGGGTTATGGTATTTGGCGAACCTAACCCAGCCGACCCAATAGAGCACTACCGCCAAATTGTTAAAGGACCGCAGCAAACACTCCGCGACTTTCACCCAAATGCGTCTTCTTATCTTGATAGTATCATTACCGAAGGTCTGAACCCAGACCCTACAAAGCGACCCTCGGCAGCAGAGATGCGAGATGTCTTTAACAGCTCAACTATCAGCTAG
- a CDS encoding response regulator: MTKIAIIEDNQTIGRMYGMKFEADGFEVRIAIDGKAGVDLVKTFNPDIILLDIQMPEMDGAEALKLIREDEASKSTPVIILTNIGEEEAPSEMKALNVHSYIVKANYTPRQVVALVKSTIKDLV, from the coding sequence ATGACCAAAATCGCTATTATCGAAGACAATCAGACGATTGGCCGCATGTATGGTATGAAATTCGAAGCCGATGGATTCGAGGTGAGGATTGCGATCGATGGCAAGGCTGGTGTGGATCTGGTCAAGACGTTCAATCCAGATATTATTTTGCTCGATATTCAGATGCCTGAGATGGACGGTGCCGAAGCGCTCAAATTAATTCGCGAAGACGAAGCCAGTAAATCTACCCCAGTTATTATTTTGACCAACATTGGCGAAGAAGAAGCACCGAGCGAAATGAAAGCGCTAAATGTGCATAGCTATATCGTCAAAGCAAACTACACGCCGCGTCAGGTGGTGGCGCTCGTTAAGTCGACGATCAAAGATCTTGTCTAG
- a CDS encoding class I SAM-dependent methyltransferase: MKQYPADTIADTDRSPETVLLPDRRATLTTTMSGKAVHSTEFYASQSKAETLRLDLMAQPTGIVSLQALGSIQDATIVDFGAGNSSWLGQQIEEGGARYIGLDTRPDAVESLATAGLESHILESDGRANNLPPHCADKIHARFVLSWLDVGARREALEEMFRLVKADGQLVIIDYNWDAIQGPPELMTAVKTTIGIMQDFGFDPQYGTKLDTDIPRTIKNITGELGGDVSYHSPHAEPPFEGTLRDALDIIRQTAESVKSGLMRAEKYADIARVETALAGLETYAAGHPDARNRAVWRRRLYHSRSITST, translated from the coding sequence ATGAAACAATATCCTGCAGATACCATAGCTGACACAGACAGATCGCCAGAAACCGTGCTGCTACCGGACAGGCGTGCGACGTTAACGACAACGATGTCTGGTAAAGCTGTTCATAGCACGGAATTCTACGCTAGCCAGAGCAAGGCAGAGACCTTGCGCCTAGATTTAATGGCACAACCAACCGGCATCGTTTCCCTGCAGGCGCTCGGCAGCATTCAGGACGCGACGATCGTAGATTTCGGCGCAGGCAATAGCTCATGGCTCGGTCAACAGATAGAGGAGGGGGGAGCTCGCTACATCGGGTTAGATACTCGCCCTGATGCTGTCGAAAGCCTGGCAACTGCTGGTCTCGAATCTCATATATTGGAATCGGATGGACGAGCCAATAATCTGCCGCCACATTGTGCAGATAAAATTCACGCTCGTTTCGTCCTGTCGTGGCTCGACGTAGGCGCCCGCAGAGAAGCTCTCGAGGAAATGTTCCGCCTCGTCAAAGCGGATGGACAGCTCGTAATTATTGACTACAACTGGGACGCCATCCAGGGGCCGCCAGAGCTCATGACAGCCGTCAAGACAACAATAGGCATTATGCAAGATTTTGGCTTTGACCCACAGTATGGGACAAAACTCGATACTGACATTCCTCGTACTATCAAAAATATTACCGGTGAACTAGGCGGAGACGTTTCGTATCATTCGCCCCATGCCGAACCACCATTTGAGGGCACGCTCCGAGATGCGTTAGATATCATAAGACAAACCGCCGAGAGCGTAAAGTCGGGATTGATGCGCGCCGAAAAATATGCCGACATAGCCAGGGTTGAAACGGCTCTTGCTGGGTTGGAGACCTATGCAGCCGGGCATCCCGACGCTCGAAATCGTGCCGTTTGGAGAAGGCGACTATACCATTCTCGGTCAATTACCTCGACATAG